In one window of Mercurialis annua linkage group LG4, ddMerAnnu1.2, whole genome shotgun sequence DNA:
- the LOC126676962 gene encoding F-box/kelch-repeat protein At1g55270-like, whose protein sequence is MEPPQTQSSKGLSVEAPLVDSASCYCKVLSGLKKMAEARSTFDSGSKLCNAHKTKNLLPGLPDKLAFACLIRVPRDEHRKLRLVCKRWYCLLTGNLFYSQRITLGLAEEWVYVIKKHRNGKISWNVFDPVYQLWQPLPPVPEEYSEAHHFGCAVLNGCHLYLFGGKDPLKGSMNRVIFYSARTNKWQRAPNMLRKRHSFCSCVINNCLYVAGGESKGFQTTPRSAEVYDPNKNRWNFVSSMSTAMIPFIGVVHDGKWVVTGLGSNREVMNEAYDPETNSWIPSSRGLVAGLRNTPSLNGRLYALDCWDGCKLRVYDSDTNSWNKLIDSKLHLDKCHALEAAAMVPLNGKLCIVRNNMSFTLVDVSSPEEHGGTNSRLWKNIAVRFRTLDTNVFSIVHVQVLQA, encoded by the exons ATGGAACCACCGCAGACACAATCATCGAAAGGATTAAGTGTTGAAGCGCCATTA GTTGACTCAGCATCATGTTATTGCAAAGTACTTTctggattaaaaaaaatggccGAGGCAAGGTCGACGTTTGACTCGGGATCAAAACTTTGTAATGCACACAAGACTAAAAACCTTCTACCTGGCCTTCCCGATAAGCTTGCCTTTGCATGTCTCATTCGAGTTCCCCGGGATGAACACCGAAAGCTCCGGTTAGTTTGTAAGAGATGGTACTGCCTTTTGACTGGGAACTTATTCTATTCTCAGAGGATTACTCTCGGACTGGCAGAGGAGTGGGTTTATGTTATTAAGAAACACCGCAATGGAAAGATCTCATGGAATGTTTTTGATCCTGTTTATCAGCTCTGGCAGCCACTTCCACCAGTTCCTGAGGAGTATTCTGAGGCCCACCATTTTGGTTGTGCTGTTCTGAATGGTTGTCACCTATATTTATTTGGAGGGAAGGATCCGCTTAAGGGGTCCATGAATCGGGTCATTTTTTACAGCGCCCGGACAAATAAATGGCAGAGGGCACCAAACATGCTCCGAAAACGTCATTCCTTTTGTTCTTGTGTTATAAATAATTGCCTATATGTGGCTGGTGGCGAGTCTAAAGGATTTCAAACCACTCCTAGATCAGCTGAAGTTTACGATCCTAACAAAAACAGATGGAACTTTGTTTCAAGCATGAGCACAGCTATGATTCCTTTTATAGGTGTAGTTCATGATGGAAAGTGGGTTGTTACAGGTCTTGGGTCCAACCGTGAGGTCATGAATGAAGCCTATGATCCTGAAACTAATAGCTGGATCCCAAGCAGTCGTGGGCTGGTTGCTGGTTTGCGCAATACACCATCTTTAAACGGGCGGCTGTATGCTTTGGATTGCTGGGATGGCTGCAAGCTTAGGGTGTATGATAGTGACACTAATTCATGGAACAAGCTTATAGATAGCAAGCTTCATCTGGATAAGTGTCATGCTTTGGAAGCTGCTGCGATGGTTCCACTCAATGGGAAGCTTTGCATCGTGCGCAACAACATGAGCTTCACTCTGGTTGATGTTTCCAGTCCTGAAGAACATGGAGGGACTAACTCTCGCCTTTGGAAGAATATAGCTGTACGTTTTAGGACTCTTGACACAAATGTATTCTCCATTGTCCATGTCCAGGTGCTTCAGGCATGA
- the LOC126677886 gene encoding zinc finger BED domain-containing protein RICESLEEPER 1-like has protein sequence MITKDFNAMDLSDAVIVKSSRLKSVVWNDFDRVKKGDTFVAICRHCNKKLSGSSTSGTSHLRNHLIRCQRRTSHGGIAQIYSKKKDGNLALSNVSIGQESGRDEPLIVVNYNFDQGPVNDDGVTIACGSSGSFDYRRSRKDLARMIILHGYSIRMVDHVGFRVFVRNLQPMFELATAERVEADCLDIYKQEKEKVYAVLDKLHGNISVSACLWSASNDAEYLCLTAHYIDDVWQLNKKVLVFLLVDPMHTDDMYPEVIMSSLMDWDIDRKLFSVTFDSHSSSDDVVDTIRIRLSQNRSLFCDGMLFDIRCAASLVNFMVHDALEALFEVTHKIRESIRYIRSSQETQMKFNEIVVQAEVESQKCLCLDNLLRWDSTYFMLEAALDYRSAFSVLQERDPAYAMCPTDIEWERARSITRYLKHFVEVTNVFVKNKYPTANMYFSEICDIHLQLIEWCKNPDDYIRSTAVNMKNRFDEYWDKCSFALAVAAMLDPRFKLKLIEYYYKRIFGTGSAELIDEVFECIKRLYNDHSNGSPLASFDQDSSGCLLICDRDRLTGYDQFLHETSETQGEKSDLDKFLEEPLFPRSIDFNILNWWKVHTPRYPILAMMARNILGIPMSKVTPEFAFNSGRRVLDREWSSLQPTTVQALMCSQDWMSVSEN, from the coding sequence ATGATAACCAAGGATTTTAACGCAATGGATCTATCAGATGCAGTAATAGTAAAATCAAGCAGATTAAAATCTGTTGTATGGAATGATTTTGATAGGGTTAAAAAGGGTGACACTTTTGTAGCTATTTGTAGACATTGTAACAAAAAACTTAGTGGGTCTAGTACAAGTGGAACCTCTCATTTAAGAAACCATTTAATTAGATGTCAAAGAAGAACTTCTCATGGTGGCATTGCACAAATTTATTCCAAGAAAAAAGATGGAAATCTTGCACTTTCTAATGTTAGTATTGGTCAAGAATCGGGACGGGATGAGCCTCTTATTgttgttaattataattttgatcaAGGGCCGGTTAACGATGACGGTGTTACTATTGCCTGTGGTAGTTCGGGTAGTTTTGATTATAGGCGGAGTCGGAAAGATTTGGCCCGGATGATTATTTTACATGGCTATTCGATTCGTATGGTTGATCATGTCGGGTTTAGGGTTTTTGTTAGGAATTTGCAGCCGATGTTTGAGCTTGCAACGGCTGAGAGAGTGGAGGCGGATTGTTTAGATATTTATAAGCAGGAGAAGGAAAAGGTGTATGCAGTTTTGGATAAATTACATGGAAATATTAGTGTAAGTGCCTGTTTGTGGTCTGCTTCAAATGATGCTGAGTACTTGTGTTTAACGGCACATTATATTGATGACGTTTGGCAATTAAATAAGAAGGTTTTGGTTTTTCTTTTGGTCGATCCAATGCATACAGATGATATGTATCCTGAAGTCATTATGTCGAGTTTGATGGATTGGGATATAGATCGTAAGCTGTTCTCTGTCACATTTGATAGTCATTCTTCCAGTGATGATGTTGTTGATACAATTAGAATCCGCTTGTCCCAGAACAGGTCCCTTTTTTGTGATGGTATGTTGTTTGATATTCGTTGTGCTGCCAGTCTTGTCAATTTTATGGTTCACGATGCGTTGGAAGCACTCTTTGAGGTGACACATAAGATTCGAGAAAGCATTCGGTATATCAGAAGTTCACAAGAAACTCAAATGAAGTTTAATGAGATAGTTGTACAAGCTGAAGTTGAGAGTCAGAAGTGCTTATGTCTTGACAATCTATTGCGGTGGGATTCAACTTATTTTATGCTTGAAGCTGCTCTGGACTACAGATCAGCATTTTCCGTTCTTCAAGAACGAGATCCTGCTTATGCAATGTGTCCTACTGATATAGAGTGGGAAAGGGCAAGGTCCATTACAAGATATTTGAAACACTTTGTTGAAGTTACTAATGTTTTTGTGAAGAATAAGTATCCAACTGCAAATATGTACTTTTCTGAGATCTGTGATATTCACTTGCAGTTAATCGAATGGTGCAAGAATCCAGATGATTATATTCGTTCAACGGCAGTGAACATGAAAAACAGGTTTGATGAATATTGGGATAAATGCAGTTTTGCTTTAGCAGTTGCAGCTATGTTAGATCCTCGGTTCAAGTTGAAGTTGATtgagtattattataaaagaataTTCGGTACAGGTTCTGCAGAGTTAATTGATGAAGTTTTCGAGTGTATAAAGAGACTGTACAATGATCATTCTAATGGCTCTCCGTTAGCTTCTTTTGACCAAGATAGCTCTGGCTGCTTACTTATTTGTGATAGGGATAGACTAACAGGATATGACCAATTTTTGCATGAAACTTCTGAGACTCAAGGTGAAAAGTCAGATTTGGACAAGTTCTTGGAAGAACCTCTATTTCCTCGTAGTATAGATTTTAACATATTAAATTGGTGGAAAGTTCACACTCCGAGGTATCCTATCCTTGCAATGATGGCCCGGAATATCTTAGGAATTCCAATGTCAAAGGTTACACCGGAATTTGCTTTTAACAGCGGTAGGAGAGTGCTTGATCGCGAATGGAGTTCACTGCAACCAACTACTGTGCAAGCTTTGATGTGCTCGCAAGATTGGATGAGTGTTTCAGAAAACTAG
- the LOC126676963 gene encoding HVA22-like protein f, whose amino-acid sequence MGVLGIVAKRLDALVGPGIMLVFPLYASLRAIESPSTLDDQQWLTYWIIYSFVTLFELSCYKILIWLPFWPYMKMVFCMWLVLPIFNGAAYIYENFVRKYVKIGGRVSGNYSDDQRIVLQMMSLDARKSVVQYVEKYGWDAFERAIRAAEKEAKKH is encoded by the exons atgggTGTTCTTGGAATTGTTGCAAAGCGATTGGATGCCCTTGTTGG ACCCGGAATCATGCTTGTTTTTCCATT ATACGCATCACTACGAGCCATTGAGAGCCCCTCGACATTAGATGATCAACAATGGCTAACATATTGGATTATATATTCATTCGTAACCCTATTTGAGCTTTCTTGCTACAAAATCCTCATTTG GCTACCATTTTGGCCGTATATGAAGATGGTGTTCTGTATGTGGTTGGTGttgccaattttcaatggggCTGCTTATATATACGAGAATTTTGTTCGAAAATACGTGAAAATTGGCGGAAGAGTGAGCGGAAATTATTCGGATGATCAGAGGATAGTTTTGCAAATGATGAGCCTTGATGCCAGAAAATCTGTGGTTCAATATGTTGAAAAATATGGATGGGATGCCTTTGAGAGAGCTATAAGAGCT GCTGAAAAAGAAGCGAAGAAGCACTAA